One candidate division WOR-3 bacterium DNA segment encodes these proteins:
- a CDS encoding tetratricopeptide repeat protein, whose product MKNSLHNECQKERRLVTILFADLSGFTALSENLDPEELNEALNICFEILNRIISKYGGTIHKYEGDSVLAVFGLPQAHEDDPERGVKTALEMMERIPEINKALGMKLKADCDLGLHIGINLGTVFAGTIGSREKKEYTIIGEAVNMASRLMDAADDREILVSGRVFRQTRYLFEYQPLKPIHVKGISRPVQIFRPLKIKDKADPKRGIEGFESVMVGRDKELALLHNKAQLLYQQKKGGVVFVLGEAGIGKSRLYNELKRRIISETIPVKIIEGRCLSYGEMITYHPILQIIKQLFHISDKDTMDIIKQKVLSVCKKLLPHKDQEVVPYILYLLSIPLPKEFSEKVKHLDAEGLNLQMFVALKILLHMAAKKTPLLVIIEDYHWIDDASLDFLKFIFDTTENEPILLLCLSRFTKETHGYEVKEFFRKRLGSDFTEIELHVLSDEVSQQLTDNLLKVSGLSEEVQRKILDKAEGNPLFLEEIIRSLIDRGLLIRESGTWKASDDLDIDWIPDSIQEIIATRIDNLEPNLKVILQKAAVIGRNFLVHLLECLTGIDSLMMSVHLATLEELEYIRLLTKEPQLEYTFKHPLVREVVYNSLPKKERRELHGQIAEIMEEILVDRLDEFTDFLALHYANSDEKEKAIVWLEKAGFRAKEQYANKEAVKYFEKVISLFNRFPEVSTQDKMIQVRAYEALGDVNAIRGAYEAAINAYASIINKSENLILRARAQRKTARVYWHQSNFTEALDFLDKSLEILSDDSDDALLEQAEVYLLRGAVYEVQGAMEEARKSVEKTLNIIERISEDERVKKIRAKAYISLAGIFRNHGDYDKAIKRYEQSRVLLEELNDKQVIGNVMYLLGIVYHMKGDYKKAIELNEQSRMILEQIGDKKNIGRTYTNLGIMYSYLEKGEKVLDFHRKALQISLEIGDRRGEGFAYSNLAIFYLNTDEYEMARKYFYKYLEIAESIGDKTSISAALGNLAILYLRIKEYDKAEQHLLRAEKIIKELGNKQLLATAYNYLAEIKRLKHERPENALEYLNLAWDLAQGTGNKAGQADCALNFAKLYAGIGKLKKAEEYMEKADELFVDLGRIRLLQDAYYNYAEILKEIGEKKLAAAYRKKAEALARKSK is encoded by the coding sequence ATGAAAAATTCGCTCCATAACGAATGCCAGAAAGAGCGCCGTCTGGTTACAATCCTTTTTGCGGACCTTTCTGGTTTTACCGCTCTTTCTGAAAATCTTGATCCCGAAGAACTTAATGAAGCACTTAATATTTGTTTTGAGATCCTCAATCGTATTATCTCTAAATACGGTGGGACGATTCACAAGTATGAAGGTGATTCCGTTCTAGCGGTATTTGGTTTACCTCAGGCACATGAAGATGACCCTGAACGGGGAGTGAAAACGGCTCTGGAAATGATGGAGCGCATTCCAGAGATCAATAAGGCATTGGGAATGAAGCTGAAGGCCGATTGTGATCTCGGGCTCCATATAGGTATAAATCTCGGAACGGTATTCGCCGGTACTATTGGCTCCAGAGAAAAAAAAGAATATACTATCATCGGTGAGGCAGTCAATATGGCCTCGCGTCTTATGGATGCAGCGGATGATCGGGAAATATTGGTTTCCGGGCGGGTCTTTCGGCAGACGCGTTACCTATTTGAATACCAACCCCTGAAGCCGATTCATGTGAAGGGTATCAGTAGACCGGTTCAGATATTCAGGCCTCTGAAGATAAAGGATAAAGCAGATCCCAAGCGGGGTATCGAAGGATTTGAGTCGGTTATGGTCGGTAGGGATAAAGAGCTGGCGCTACTCCATAATAAGGCGCAGCTTCTTTATCAGCAGAAAAAGGGGGGTGTTGTCTTTGTCCTCGGTGAAGCGGGTATCGGGAAGTCACGACTTTACAACGAACTAAAAAGGCGGATTATTTCCGAAACTATACCTGTAAAGATTATTGAAGGACGCTGCCTTTCATACGGCGAGATGATCACTTATCATCCCATTCTGCAAATCATAAAGCAACTTTTTCATATTTCGGATAAGGATACGATGGATATCATTAAACAGAAAGTTCTGAGTGTATGTAAAAAACTTCTTCCCCACAAAGATCAAGAAGTTGTGCCTTACATTCTATATTTACTTTCAATTCCTTTGCCTAAAGAATTCAGCGAGAAGGTCAAACATCTCGATGCTGAGGGGTTGAATCTGCAGATGTTTGTCGCTTTGAAGATTCTGCTGCATATGGCGGCGAAAAAGACGCCGCTTCTTGTGATCATTGAAGATTACCACTGGATAGATGATGCCTCACTTGATTTTCTTAAGTTCATCTTTGATACCACCGAGAACGAACCAATACTTCTGTTGTGTCTTTCCCGTTTCACGAAGGAAACGCATGGATATGAAGTGAAGGAGTTTTTTCGCAAAAGATTGGGGAGTGATTTTACTGAAATTGAACTGCATGTACTCAGCGATGAAGTAAGTCAGCAGCTTACAGATAATCTACTTAAGGTTTCCGGACTTTCTGAAGAGGTACAGAGAAAGATCCTTGATAAAGCAGAGGGGAATCCGCTTTTCCTTGAGGAGATTATTCGTTCACTTATTGACAGAGGTCTTCTGATTCGTGAATCCGGCACCTGGAAAGCGAGTGATGATCTCGATATTGATTGGATACCTGATTCGATTCAGGAAATCATCGCTACTCGAATTGACAACCTTGAACCTAATCTTAAAGTGATACTCCAGAAAGCGGCTGTCATCGGAAGGAATTTTCTGGTGCATTTACTCGAATGTTTAACAGGAATCGATAGTTTGATGATGAGTGTTCATCTGGCGACCCTTGAAGAACTGGAATATATTCGTTTATTAACAAAGGAACCGCAGCTGGAGTATACTTTTAAACACCCATTGGTTCGGGAAGTCGTTTACAACAGTCTACCGAAAAAAGAACGACGGGAATTACATGGTCAAATAGCAGAAATCATGGAAGAGATATTAGTTGACCGTCTTGATGAATTCACTGATTTTCTTGCCCTCCATTATGCAAACAGCGATGAAAAAGAGAAGGCTATCGTCTGGTTGGAGAAAGCAGGTTTTCGTGCCAAAGAGCAGTATGCCAATAAAGAGGCGGTTAAATATTTTGAAAAAGTTATTTCTCTCTTTAACAGATTTCCTGAAGTCAGTACACAAGATAAAATGATACAGGTGAGAGCATATGAAGCATTGGGAGATGTTAATGCAATACGCGGTGCATATGAGGCAGCGATTAATGCTTATGCATCAATAATTAATAAAAGTGAAAATTTGATTTTGCGCGCCAGGGCGCAACGAAAGACAGCCAGAGTTTATTGGCACCAGAGTAACTTCACTGAGGCGTTAGATTTTCTGGACAAAAGTTTAGAAATTTTATCGGATGACTCTGACGACGCCCTCCTTGAACAGGCCGAGGTCTATTTACTGCGTGGCGCCGTGTATGAAGTCCAGGGGGCCATGGAAGAAGCCCGGAAATCAGTCGAAAAAACATTGAATATCATTGAGAGAATCTCTGAAGATGAACGCGTGAAAAAGATAAGGGCCAAGGCATATATCAGCCTGGCCGGCATATTCCGCAATCATGGTGATTACGATAAGGCTATTAAAAGATATGAACAGAGTAGGGTGTTACTTGAAGAGTTGAATGACAAACAGGTTATCGGAAACGTTATGTATCTATTGGGGATTGTATATCATATGAAAGGTGATTATAAAAAGGCGATTGAATTGAATGAACAGAGCAGGATGATTCTCGAACAGATCGGTGATAAAAAGAATATCGGCCGTACATATACTAACCTCGGAATTATGTATTCATATCTTGAGAAAGGTGAAAAGGTATTAGATTTTCATCGAAAGGCGTTGCAAATTAGTCTGGAGATCGGAGACAGACGCGGTGAAGGATTTGCATACAGCAACCTGGCGATATTTTACCTGAACACGGATGAATACGAAATGGCACGCAAGTATTTTTACAAATATTTGGAAATCGCTGAGAGCATAGGTGACAAAACGAGCATCAGTGCTGCCCTTGGTAATCTCGCAATTCTCTATTTGAGAATTAAAGAATATGATAAAGCAGAACAGCATCTATTGCGTGCAGAAAAGATTATTAAAGAATTAGGGAACAAACAGTTGTTGGCGACAGCATATAATTACCTCGCTGAAATAAAGCGTTTGAAACATGAACGACCTGAGAATGCACTTGAGTACCTGAATCTCGCATGGGATTTGGCGCAGGGAACAGGTAACAAGGCGGGGCAAGCGGATTGTGCTTTGAATTTTGCGAAGTTATACGCCGGTATAGGAAAATTGAAGAAAGCCGAAGAGTATATGGAAAAAGCCGATGAATTGTTTGTCGACCTCGGACGGATCAGATTGCTTCAGGATGCATATTACAACTATGCAGAGATATTGAAGGAGATCGGTGAGAAAAAGCTTGCGGCGGCATATAGAAAAAAAGCAGAAGCGCTTGCCAGAAAATCTAAATAG